In Chitinophaga sp. H8, the sequence CACTACCCCATTATCCGTTTGCAGATCAGAAGAAGCTACATCAGAGAGCACGCGGCCTCTGGTTGGCTCTGCCAGGTCATATATATAGGTAAGCCGCAAAGTTCTTGGCCCTACTGCATCTACGCCACCATAACTGCTGTAAATAAGTCCGATATTCATCACAAAGCCATCCAGCGTTTCAAAAAACTGTCCCGGAAATGCTTCCAGTTTCAGTTCATCCCGGCGGGCAAAATCACGTGCCATGTATTTACCACGAATGATATACCGGCTCAGGAATTTGCGCCATACCACCGCCGGTATGTTACTCATCTGCGCACTATCTTTCCCGATGGTAAACCGGTAATCATTCAGCATATCCATCGCCTGTTTTATAGCGCGGTCTGTAGGAACAAAAAAAGTAACCTGGTCTTTAGTGAGTACTTCTTCCAGTCCTGATTTATTAACAACATAAGCAATGGTGTCGAACAACAGGGGATTCGTTCCCAGATATTGTACACTATTACCGGCAAAAACACCCTTGTGGGTACCGGTATCCCTGAAATACTCTTTTTTGCAGGAAGCAAAAACCAGTATGATACAACTGCAAAGTATAAACGACATATTACGGTACATACTGCTATATTTAGTTATTCCAGAATTCATTTGATTTAAAATAAGGGTTTTGGATCCCGTTTTCAGCGGGGATGGGCCAGGTCCAAGCTCCTGCGTCAAAATCAGATTTGCTCATGGGGTACTCTGTAAAATAACCATCCATTACCTTTCCGGTTCTTACCAGGTCGAACCAGATATGC encodes:
- a CDS encoding fasciclin domain-containing protein — translated: MYRNMSFILCSCIILVFASCKKEYFRDTGTHKGVFAGNSVQYLGTNPLLFDTIAYVVNKSGLEEVLTKDQVTFFVPTDRAIKQAMDMLNDYRFTIGKDSAQMSNIPAVVWRKFLSRYIIRGKYMARDFARRDELKLEAFPGQFFETLDGFVMNIGLIYSSYGGVDAVGPRTLRLTYIYDLAEPTRGRVLSDVASSDLQTDNGVVHVLMDGHFFGFDTKDFIETAELYLN